From Amycolatopsis sp. YIM 10, the proteins below share one genomic window:
- a CDS encoding WXG100 family type VII secretion target, producing MAPQDGSNVPLGDNSSTVDIVESARGRTDGPDIGDDRAITNPPNWQAQESQQLYEGATVNNDPGTAEATSQVWSQHSKDLTQAANDLYNAISELGAAWVGQGAGAAQGTLVAIANSSSTASQAASTMSTRLAQQAAAAAEVKKMPAPKQFDPQKQTEAMLAGGPAAMVADMKAQSDAADEVKAQQVAFFNRYTQAMSEVDSTTPSFGPESLGLKPFTGTGPSGLGLTGVSGGVPSVGGASVTGPYGGYSGDYAGSGSPGLGSSSSAAAPGASVSSATTQAGYAPGQGVGVGTGVGAGAAPTAPPPAAPTGNPAAALGAAGLGGAAGLAGGRALSSGNRSGATRSAASETGAAAQQAPNSAASATPQNAGVVSPGGTIGGQGAPPMGMGGMGGMGGAHGAQAQEEEEHTHASFLIEPDPDDAFGANEATPPPVIGAWTDDEDR from the coding sequence ATGGCACCGCAGGATGGGTCGAACGTCCCACTCGGGGACAACTCGTCGACCGTCGACATCGTGGAGAGCGCCCGCGGCCGGACCGACGGGCCCGACATCGGCGACGACCGCGCGATCACCAACCCGCCGAACTGGCAGGCGCAGGAGAGCCAGCAGCTCTACGAAGGCGCCACGGTGAACAACGACCCCGGCACCGCCGAGGCCACCAGCCAGGTCTGGTCCCAGCACAGCAAGGACCTGACCCAGGCGGCCAACGACCTGTACAACGCGATCAGCGAGCTCGGCGCGGCCTGGGTCGGCCAGGGGGCCGGCGCCGCGCAGGGCACGCTCGTGGCCATCGCCAACTCCAGCTCCACCGCTTCGCAGGCGGCCAGCACCATGTCCACCCGGCTGGCGCAGCAGGCCGCCGCGGCGGCCGAGGTGAAGAAGATGCCCGCCCCCAAGCAGTTCGACCCGCAGAAGCAGACCGAGGCCATGCTGGCCGGCGGTCCGGCCGCGATGGTCGCCGACATGAAGGCCCAGTCGGACGCCGCGGACGAGGTCAAGGCCCAGCAGGTCGCCTTCTTCAACCGCTACACCCAGGCGATGTCCGAGGTGGACAGCACCACGCCGAGCTTCGGCCCGGAGTCGCTCGGGCTCAAGCCGTTCACCGGTACCGGCCCCTCGGGGCTCGGCCTGACCGGCGTCAGCGGTGGCGTGCCCTCGGTCGGCGGTGCCTCGGTGACCGGCCCGTACGGCGGGTACAGCGGTGACTACGCGGGCAGCGGATCGCCCGGGCTGGGCAGCAGCTCGTCCGCCGCCGCGCCCGGTGCCTCGGTCAGCTCGGCCACCACGCAGGCCGGTTACGCGCCGGGCCAGGGCGTCGGGGTGGGGACCGGCGTTGGTGCCGGTGCCGCGCCGACCGCGCCGCCGCCCGCCGCGCCGACCGGCAACCCGGCCGCGGCGCTGGGTGCCGCGGGTCTCGGCGGTGCCGCCGGTCTCGCCGGTGGCCGGGCGCTGAGCAGCGGGAACCGCAGCGGGGCCACCAGGTCCGCCGCTTCGGAGACCGGTGCCGCCGCGCAGCAGGCGCCGAACAGCGCCGCCAGCGCCACCCCGCAGAACGCGGGCGTGGTTTCGCCGGGCGGCACCATCGGCGGCCAGGGCGCGCCCCCGATGGGCATGGGCGGCATGGGTGGCATGGGCGGGGCCCACGGTGCCCAGGCCCAGGAGGAAGAGGAGCACACCCACGCCTCCTTCCTGATCGAGCCCGACCCCGACGACGCGTTCGGCGCGAACGAGGCCACGCCGCCGCCGGTGATCGGTGCTTGGACCGACGACGAGGACCGTTAA
- a CDS encoding ESX secretion-associated protein EspG: MAQAELLTPLELDFLWESYGNAELPYPLKARSHGDTVDERATLRQQVLTGLVQRGVADSRGRPEPYIEDWFGVLSGADLSLDSVHLPNPGIEPILAVASALGGQGLLAVQDHRGLHLHQTPADGLASAIVSLLPPAPRGSEKSITVPLEQLISGSGVDFMQRRGPAGADGRSSADEDRKALARLHAQPRLRGGQIGANARNRTGGKVRTPVLSWFDTESGRYFTQATRGRDGRDWITIAPADAATLRNRLGEMLAGAASDAGAARI, translated from the coding sequence ATGGCGCAGGCGGAGCTGCTGACTCCGCTGGAGCTCGACTTCCTGTGGGAGTCCTACGGCAACGCCGAGTTGCCGTATCCGCTGAAGGCCCGCTCGCACGGCGACACCGTCGACGAGCGGGCCACGCTCCGGCAGCAGGTGCTGACCGGGCTGGTGCAGCGCGGGGTGGCCGACAGCCGCGGCCGCCCCGAGCCGTACATCGAAGACTGGTTCGGCGTGCTGTCCGGCGCGGACCTGAGCCTGGACTCGGTGCACCTGCCGAACCCCGGCATCGAGCCGATCCTGGCGGTGGCCTCCGCGCTCGGCGGGCAGGGTCTGCTCGCCGTGCAGGACCACCGCGGCCTGCACCTGCACCAGACCCCGGCCGACGGGCTGGCCAGCGCCATCGTCAGCCTGCTGCCGCCGGCGCCCCGCGGCAGTGAGAAGTCCATCACCGTGCCGCTGGAGCAGCTGATCTCCGGTTCGGGCGTGGACTTCATGCAGCGCCGCGGTCCGGCCGGGGCCGACGGCCGGTCGAGCGCCGACGAGGACCGCAAGGCGCTGGCCCGGCTGCACGCGCAGCCCCGCCTGCGCGGCGGCCAGATCGGCGCGAACGCCCGCAACCGCACCGGCGGCAAGGTGCGCACGCCGGTGCTGAGCTGGTTCGACACCGAGTCGGGCCGCTACTTCACCCAGGCCACCCGCGGTCGCGACGGCCGCGACTGGATCACCATCGCCCCGGCGGACGCGGCCACCCTGCGCAACCGCCTCGGTGAGATGCTCGCGGGGGCCGCCAGCGACGCGGGCGCCGCCCGCATCTGA